A part of Onthophagus taurus isolate NC chromosome 7, IU_Otau_3.0, whole genome shotgun sequence genomic DNA contains:
- the LOC111424569 gene encoding serine/threonine-protein kinase D1 isoform X2 produces MDGQGSDITFIFQFGLIRDTVTVPQSSLNFKNLKDLACNFIHNKIPDHGINRLEDRVLLFRHEYTSNNILQFINSSADITDETLVEIVLTGKPPSVQSEITIVRPHAMSVHSYKIPTFCDFCGEMLFGLVKQGLKCAGCGQNYHKRCIVKVPNNCSYILLEDKPGKRSHNLQVPRSPSGGSNSSATSGNSGNTDETNSWNRSLEAPTLTLGGRLISFERAGPNRILHKFELHTYKIPTVCQVCRRLLKGLYRQGYQCEGCYWNVHKKCVEKAKIYCTAEKIKDAAIGNCDYAESTTSSDSHSISNLIEDESDSEKTSQTSQINGLCESEGVPVRDDGESTPSSANIPLQRIVQSVKHTKRRGSKVIKEGWLVHFTNKDRTVRRHFWRLDTKAVTLFQNDKGSNYYREIPLADILTIDTARVKQGDIMHCFEIRTANIDYFVGQDLLSNLDQVQQLNFPPPETGIGAYLAKSWETSLRQALMPVTTNLKSEENHDTEEEVTDMTQLYQICPDDILGSGQFGTVFGGIHKKTCRPVAIKVIDKLRFPTKQEAQLKNEVAILQNLSHLGVVNLERMFETPERIFVVMEKLKGDMLDMILSHDKGRLPERVTKFLITQILIALKHLHTKNIAHCDLKPENVLLSSDADFPQVKLCDFGFARIIGEKSFRRSIVGTPAYLAPEVLLNKCYNRSLDMWSVGVIVYVSLSGTFPFNEDEDINQQIQNAGFMYPPNPWKEISSEAIELINKLLQVKQNKRLSVDKSLQHIWLQDYQTWCDLRALETQIGFRYLTHESDDVRWETYKANCP; encoded by the exons atggatGGGCAGGGATCTGATATTacctttatttttcaatttggaCTCATACGAGATACAGTGACAGTTCCGCAGTCttccttaaattttaaaaacctaAAAGATTTAGCATGTAACTTTATCCATAATAAG ATTCCTGATCATGGAATTAATCGATTGGAAGATCGAGTGCTTTTATTTCGACATGAATACACCTCgaataatattttacaattcATTAATTCTTCAGCTGATATTACAGATGAAACGTTAgttgaaattgttttaactGGAAAGC cTCCTTCGGTACAATCGGAAATTACAATTGTCAGGCCACATGCTATGTCTGTACATTCATATAAAATTCCAAccttttgtgatttttgtgGAGAAATGTTATTTGGACTTGTTAAGCAAGGACTTAAATGTGcag GTTGTGGCCAAAATTATCATAAACGTTGTATAGTAAAAGTGCCAAATAATTGCTCGTACATACTGTTAGAAGATAAGCCAGGAAAACGGTCGCATAATCTTCAAGTGCCACGTAGTCCATCTGGTGGATCAAATTCATCCGCGACATCCGGAAATTCGGGAAATACCGATGAGACCAACAGCTGG AATAGATCATTAGAAGCGCCAACTTTAACATTGGGAGGTCGATTAATTTCCTTCGAACGTGCGGGCCCCAATCGAATTCTACATAAATTTGAACTACACACCTACAAAATCCCAACCGTTTGTCAAGTTTGTAGACGACTTCTAAAGGGGCTTTATAGGCAAGGTTATCAATGCGAAGGTTGTTATTGGAACGTACataaaaaatgtgttgaaaaAGCTAAAATATATTGCACAgcggaaaaaattaaagacgCCGCAATTG gaaATTGTGATTATGCTGAAAGTACAACAAGTAGTGATAGTCACAgtatatcaaatttaattgaagatGAGAGCGATTCAGAAAAAACATCTCAAACATCGCAAATAAATGGATTATGTGAGAGTGAAGGAGTTCCAGTTAGAGATGATGGCGAATCTACACCATCTAG TGCCAACATTCCGCTACAGAGAATCGTGCAATCTGTAAAGCATACGAAACGTAGAGGATCGAAAGTAATTAAAGAGGGTTGGTTGGTTCATTTCACTAATAAAGATCGAACTGTGAGGAGACATTTTTGGCGATTGGACACTAAAGCGGtaactttatttcaaaatgataaAGGATCTAATTATTATCGTGAAATTCCCTTGGCTGATATCCTTACAATCGATACGGCTCGCGTAAAACAAGGGGATATTATGCATTGTTTTGAAATTCGAACAGCAAACATCGATTATTTCGTTGGACAAGATTTGTTGTCTAATTTGGATCAAgtacaacaattaaattttccgCCTCCAGAAACGGGTATCGGTGCTTATTTAGCGAAAAGTTGGGAAACATCTTTAAGGCAAGCTTTAATGCCTGTTACAACTAATTTAA aaagtgaagaaaatcATGATACTGAAGAAGAAGTAACTGATATGACACAGTTATATCAGATTTGCCCGGATGATATTTTAGGTTCTGGACAATTTGGAACAGTTTTTGGGGGGATTCACAAAAAAACGTGTCGACCCGTTGCAATTAAAGTTATCGATAAGTTGAGATTTCCAACGAAACAAGAAgctcaattaaaaaatgaagtcgctattttacaaaatttatctCATTTAGGTGTCGTAAATTTAGAAAGAATGTTTGAAACGCCTGAAAGGATATTTGTGGttatggaaaaattaaaaggagATATGttagatatgattttatcGCATGATAAAGGACGTTTACCCGAAAGAGttactaaatttttaatcacccag attttaATAGCTTTAAAACATCTCCATACAAAAAACATTGCACATTGTGATTTAAAAccagaaaatgttttattgagCTCCGACGCTGATTTTCCACAAGTAAAATTGTGCGATTTCGGTTTTGCTCGGATTATAGGTGAAAAATCGTTTCGACGATCAATTGTTGGGACTCCAGCTTATTTAGCACCGGAAGTTTTACTTAATAAATGCTATAATAGATCGTTGGATATGTGGAGTGTTGGTGTTATTGTTTATGTAAGTTTAAGCGGTACATTCCCATTTAATGAAGACGAAGatattaatcaacaaattcaaaatgCTGGGTTTATGTATCCACCAAATCCATGGAAAGAAATATCTTCTGAAG ctattgaattaataaataagttattgcaagttaaacaaaataaacgaCTTTCTGTTGATAAATCTCTTCAGCATATTTGGTTACAA GATTACCAAACTTGGTGTGATTTGAGAGCTCTTGAAACACAGATTGGTTTTCGTTACTTAACTCATGAATCTGACGATGTAAGATGGGAAACTTACAAAGCAAATTGCCCATGA
- the LOC111424509 gene encoding deoxynucleoside kinase-like, whose protein sequence is MRFHVGAVNLINRIGKVMSNSKKSSRPFTVIVEGNIGSGKTTFLNHFQRNSNILVLSEPVEMWRNCGKANLLGLLYEDPKRWSFTFQSYVLLTMIQQHFLKTERSIKLMERSIYSVRYCFVDNMQREGLMPAPSVAVLNEQFNWLQSKPEAKVDLVVYLRTSPEIVYERMLQRNRDEEKTVSIEYLKKLHDVHENWLYYKNAYSCPAPVLVLDANLDKKTIVKEYIKSEKLILNKLSISI, encoded by the exons ATGAGGTTTCATGTAGGAGCTGTCAATCTGATCAACAGGATCG GAAAAGTAATGTCGAATTCGAAAAAATCAAGTCGTCCCTTTACTGTTATCGTTGAGGGAAATATTGGCAGCggaaaaacaacatttttaaaccattttcaGCGAAATTCAAATATATTAGTTTTATCAGAACCGGTGGAAATGTGGAGAAATTGTGGGAAAGCTAATTTATTG gGTTTGTTATATGAAGATCCAAAACGTTGGTCGTTCACATTCCAATCATATGTTCTCCTAACAATGATTCAACAGCATTTTTTAAAGACAGAGAGGAGTATAAAGTTAATGGAAAGATCAATATACAGTGTGCGATATTGCTTTGTGGATAACATGCAAAGAGAAGGGCTCATGCCGGCACCTTCTGTTGCAGTATTGAATGAGCAGTTTAATTGGTTGCAAAGTAAACCGGAAGCAAAAGTTGATTTGGTGGTTTATCTTAGAACAAGCccagaaattgtttatgaacGAATGTTGCAAAGAAATCGTGATGAGGAAAAAACTGTATCCAtagaatatctaaaaaaattacatgatGTTCATGAAAACTggctttattataaaaacgcGTATAGTTGTCCTGCACCTGTATTAGTTTTGGATGCTAATTTGGATAAGAAGACTATTGTGAAAGAGTACATTAAATCAGAAAAACTAATATTGAATAAGTTATCTATTTCTATTTAA
- the LOC111424558 gene encoding cysteine-rich protein 2-binding protein: protein MDQSVANNRCKYCKEELTLYQECLTCINCNEGTHTKCSKKGSVPGGLSGDVFFKYTCSECSSTSTEVFVRDKMPWVQVITLILHHMQTRTPGLARKGYFHWKTHIATFITKYWDVLFSKDFKRKKKWMGTVAGALSHNSPLIFSSGTSAVNDQGWWTLTYPQLLPKIIVDINSEFISKKLKYKENKVLIYSDVNLFEEIAIEKGIKREFLETVNNSEISKMVYVKESIPDSSSKKIRSEKIVQKLSLLPTIEKINEASPKKYIKLDNHIDQVNKKSDLIMDKNKLYKKPGNFLDPFIHYNTSLKSISHFIGAKLSVKLTGTIREELILSPYSGLYLKPYILRDTESFPTWLQLMAEIQLKGNEKNENFILQPRYPIDYTYVQPSHIPAINSLCNQFFWEGIDLTESLQYPDFSCVALYKKLIVAFGFIVPNVNVNENYLSFIFTRPGWRNAGLGRFIIYHLIQTSLGKDITLHVSITNAALILYQKFGFKVENVELGFYDKYLRRDTTESKHAFFCRLER, encoded by the exons atggatCAAAGTGTTGCGAATAACCGATGTAAATATTGTAAGGAAGAATTAACATTATATCAGGAATGCTTAACCTGTATTAATTGTAATGAGGGAACCCAtacaaaatgttcaaaaaaagGGTCTGTTCCTGGTGGTTTAAGTGgagatgttttttttaaatatacttgcTCAGAATGTTCTTCGACAAGTACAGAAGTTTTTGTTAGAGATAAAATGCCATGGGTACAAGTAATTACTTTGATTTTGCATCATATGCAAACACGAACGCCTGGATTAGCTAGGAAAGGTTATTTTCATTGGAAAACACACATCGCTACTTTCATTACAAAATATTGGGATGTCTTATTTAGTAAAGATTT taaacGAAAGAAAAAATGGATGGGCACTGTTGCGGGAGCTTTATCTCATAATAGCCCGTTAATATTTTCATCTGGAACTTCAGCTGTTAATGATCAAGGATGGTGGACATTAACATATCCACAAttattaccaaaaattattgttgatatca actcagaatttatatcaaaaaaattaaaatacaaggaaaacaaagttttaatttattccgATGTGAATTTATTTGAAGAAATAGCTATTGAGAAAGGGATAAAACGTGAATTTCTTGAAACTGTCAATAATAGTGAGATTTCGAAAATGGTTTATGTTAAAGAAAGTATTCCG gattcttcatctaaaaaaataaggagtgaaaaaatcgtccaaaaattaagtttattgccaaccattgagaaaataaatgaAGCATCAcctaaaaa gtaTATAAAATTAGATAATCATATTGAccaagttaataaaaaatctgatttaataatggataaaaataaattatataaaaaacctGGAAACTTTTTAGATCCATTCATTCATTATAATACatcattaaaaagtatttcgcATTTTATTGGTGCAAAATTAAGTGTAAAATTAACTGGGACGATTCgtgaagaattaattttatcaccTTACAGCGGGTTATATTTAAAACCTTATATTTTAAGAGACACAGAAAGTTTTCCAACATGGTTACAACTAATGGCAGAAATTCAGTTAaaaggaaatgaaaaaaacgaaaattttattttacagcCAAGATATCCTATCGATTATACTTATGTTCAACCCAGTCATATTCCAGCTATAAATAGTTTatgtaatcaatttttttgggAAGGAATTGatt taaCCGAATCGCTTCAATATCCAGATTTTAGTTGTGTTGCtttgtacaaaaaattaattgttgctTTTGGATTTATAGTACCAAACgtaaatgttaatgaaaattatttgtcGTTTATTTTCACAAGACCTGGATGGAGAAACGCCGGACTTGgaagatttattatttatcatttaatacAG ACCTCATTAGGTAAAGATATAACATTACATGTATCAATAACAAATGCGGCTTTGATACTTTATCAAAAATTCGGTTTCAAAGTGGAAAATGTCGAATTGGGATTTTATGACAAATATCTTAGAAGAGATACAACCGAATCTAAACATGCTTTCTTTTGTAGATTAGaacgttaa
- the LOC111424569 gene encoding serine/threonine-protein kinase D1 isoform X1, translating to MDGQGSDITFIFQFGLIRDTVTVPQSSLNFKNLKDLACNFIHNKIPDHGINRLEDRVLLFRHEYTSNNILQFINSSADITDETLVEIVLTGKPPSVQSEITIVRPHAMSVHSYKIPTFCDFCGEMLFGLVKQGLKCAGCGQNYHKRCIVKVPNNCSYILLEDKPGKRSHNLQVPRSPSGGSNSSATSGNSGNTDETNSWNRSLEAPTLTLGGRLISFERAGPNRILHKFELHTYKIPTVCQVCRRLLKGLYRQGYQCEGCYWNVHKKCVEKAKIYCTAEKIKDAAIGNCDYAESTTSSDSHSISNLIEDESDSEKTSQTSQINGLCESEGVPVRDDGESTPSSTLSLHSANIPLQRIVQSVKHTKRRGSKVIKEGWLVHFTNKDRTVRRHFWRLDTKAVTLFQNDKGSNYYREIPLADILTIDTARVKQGDIMHCFEIRTANIDYFVGQDLLSNLDQVQQLNFPPPETGIGAYLAKSWETSLRQALMPVTTNLKSEENHDTEEEVTDMTQLYQICPDDILGSGQFGTVFGGIHKKTCRPVAIKVIDKLRFPTKQEAQLKNEVAILQNLSHLGVVNLERMFETPERIFVVMEKLKGDMLDMILSHDKGRLPERVTKFLITQILIALKHLHTKNIAHCDLKPENVLLSSDADFPQVKLCDFGFARIIGEKSFRRSIVGTPAYLAPEVLLNKCYNRSLDMWSVGVIVYVSLSGTFPFNEDEDINQQIQNAGFMYPPNPWKEISSEAIELINKLLQVKQNKRLSVDKSLQHIWLQDYQTWCDLRALETQIGFRYLTHESDDVRWETYKANCP from the exons atggatGGGCAGGGATCTGATATTacctttatttttcaatttggaCTCATACGAGATACAGTGACAGTTCCGCAGTCttccttaaattttaaaaacctaAAAGATTTAGCATGTAACTTTATCCATAATAAG ATTCCTGATCATGGAATTAATCGATTGGAAGATCGAGTGCTTTTATTTCGACATGAATACACCTCgaataatattttacaattcATTAATTCTTCAGCTGATATTACAGATGAAACGTTAgttgaaattgttttaactGGAAAGC cTCCTTCGGTACAATCGGAAATTACAATTGTCAGGCCACATGCTATGTCTGTACATTCATATAAAATTCCAAccttttgtgatttttgtgGAGAAATGTTATTTGGACTTGTTAAGCAAGGACTTAAATGTGcag GTTGTGGCCAAAATTATCATAAACGTTGTATAGTAAAAGTGCCAAATAATTGCTCGTACATACTGTTAGAAGATAAGCCAGGAAAACGGTCGCATAATCTTCAAGTGCCACGTAGTCCATCTGGTGGATCAAATTCATCCGCGACATCCGGAAATTCGGGAAATACCGATGAGACCAACAGCTGG AATAGATCATTAGAAGCGCCAACTTTAACATTGGGAGGTCGATTAATTTCCTTCGAACGTGCGGGCCCCAATCGAATTCTACATAAATTTGAACTACACACCTACAAAATCCCAACCGTTTGTCAAGTTTGTAGACGACTTCTAAAGGGGCTTTATAGGCAAGGTTATCAATGCGAAGGTTGTTATTGGAACGTACataaaaaatgtgttgaaaaAGCTAAAATATATTGCACAgcggaaaaaattaaagacgCCGCAATTG gaaATTGTGATTATGCTGAAAGTACAACAAGTAGTGATAGTCACAgtatatcaaatttaattgaagatGAGAGCGATTCAGAAAAAACATCTCAAACATCGCAAATAAATGGATTATGTGAGAGTGAAGGAGTTCCAGTTAGAGATGATGGCGAATCTACACCATCTAG TACTTTATCTTTACATAGTGCCAACATTCCGCTACAGAGAATCGTGCAATCTGTAAAGCATACGAAACGTAGAGGATCGAAAGTAATTAAAGAGGGTTGGTTGGTTCATTTCACTAATAAAGATCGAACTGTGAGGAGACATTTTTGGCGATTGGACACTAAAGCGGtaactttatttcaaaatgataaAGGATCTAATTATTATCGTGAAATTCCCTTGGCTGATATCCTTACAATCGATACGGCTCGCGTAAAACAAGGGGATATTATGCATTGTTTTGAAATTCGAACAGCAAACATCGATTATTTCGTTGGACAAGATTTGTTGTCTAATTTGGATCAAgtacaacaattaaattttccgCCTCCAGAAACGGGTATCGGTGCTTATTTAGCGAAAAGTTGGGAAACATCTTTAAGGCAAGCTTTAATGCCTGTTACAACTAATTTAA aaagtgaagaaaatcATGATACTGAAGAAGAAGTAACTGATATGACACAGTTATATCAGATTTGCCCGGATGATATTTTAGGTTCTGGACAATTTGGAACAGTTTTTGGGGGGATTCACAAAAAAACGTGTCGACCCGTTGCAATTAAAGTTATCGATAAGTTGAGATTTCCAACGAAACAAGAAgctcaattaaaaaatgaagtcgctattttacaaaatttatctCATTTAGGTGTCGTAAATTTAGAAAGAATGTTTGAAACGCCTGAAAGGATATTTGTGGttatggaaaaattaaaaggagATATGttagatatgattttatcGCATGATAAAGGACGTTTACCCGAAAGAGttactaaatttttaatcacccag attttaATAGCTTTAAAACATCTCCATACAAAAAACATTGCACATTGTGATTTAAAAccagaaaatgttttattgagCTCCGACGCTGATTTTCCACAAGTAAAATTGTGCGATTTCGGTTTTGCTCGGATTATAGGTGAAAAATCGTTTCGACGATCAATTGTTGGGACTCCAGCTTATTTAGCACCGGAAGTTTTACTTAATAAATGCTATAATAGATCGTTGGATATGTGGAGTGTTGGTGTTATTGTTTATGTAAGTTTAAGCGGTACATTCCCATTTAATGAAGACGAAGatattaatcaacaaattcaaaatgCTGGGTTTATGTATCCACCAAATCCATGGAAAGAAATATCTTCTGAAG ctattgaattaataaataagttattgcaagttaaacaaaataaacgaCTTTCTGTTGATAAATCTCTTCAGCATATTTGGTTACAA GATTACCAAACTTGGTGTGATTTGAGAGCTCTTGAAACACAGATTGGTTTTCGTTACTTAACTCATGAATCTGACGATGTAAGATGGGAAACTTACAAAGCAAATTGCCCATGA
- the CNB gene encoding CCHC-type zinc finger nucleic acid binding protein gives MSSSTCYKCNRQGHFARECNSDGGGRDSFSGRGREKCYKCNRLGHFARDCKEEAERCYRCNGEGHFAKDCKQSPEVPSCYTCNKPGHIARSCPESGGGNDRVSSQACRTCKKLGHISRNCPENTKCFRCQKTGHFMRDCDQE, from the coding sequence ATGAGTTCAAGTACGTGTTACAAGTGTAATAGGCAAGGTCATTTTGCTCGAGAATGTAACAGCGATGGTGGTGGCCGTGATAGTTTCAGCGGTCGTGGTCGCGAAAAATGCTACAAATGTAACCGTTTGGGCCATTTTGCACGTGATTGCAAGGAGGAAGCGGAACGTTGCTATCGTTGTAATGGCGAAGGTCATTTTGCAAAGGACTGTAAGCAAAGTCCGGAGGTGCCGTCCTGTTACACGTGCAATAAGCCTGGGCATATCGCTAGGAGTTGCCCAGAATCTGGTGGCGGAAATGATCGCGTTTCCAGCCAAGCGTGTCGTACTTGCAAGAAGTTGGGGCACATATCGCGTAATTGTCCGGAAAATACCAAGTGCTTCAGGTGCCAGAAAACGGGCCATTTCATGCGCGATTGCGACCAAGAGTAG